One segment of Porticoccus hydrocarbonoclasticus MCTG13d DNA contains the following:
- a CDS encoding NAD(P)/FAD-dependent oxidoreductase produces the protein MSDSIAIVGTGMAGARLAEALVNSGFSGSITMIGEEPVKAYNRVQLSSLLTGDKTLNCLPLLSDDWYRVNNIRLRCGDPLIQLDTGNLTITTASGWQTQFSRIVIATGSRPVVPSIQGNNLPGVMSFRTLDDVALMQEFARQGQHAVVVGGGLLGLEAAYGLNHLGLDVTVVHNSDNLMNRQLDATAAAMLKKSLEDRGISVLTGVRTKAVTGSERADGLMLDNGDWLPGELVIFATGISPNVQAFRDSDLKINRGIVVDDQMHTSIKHIYALGECSEHNNTTVGIVAPIWEQAKVLAETLLGNAACYRPREHSTQLKVSGIDVFSAGRLNTGSRERNIVISDPSAGIYRRLVIENDRLQAALLFGDKSLCSHYETLISGGQPLGTNANQLMFSDLAGQDIVREMK, from the coding sequence ATGTCAGATTCTATTGCGATTGTCGGAACCGGTATGGCAGGCGCACGCCTCGCCGAGGCGCTGGTAAATAGCGGTTTTTCCGGGTCAATCACCATGATTGGTGAAGAACCGGTCAAGGCCTATAACCGCGTCCAGTTATCCTCGTTACTCACCGGCGACAAGACCCTGAATTGTCTGCCATTGCTCAGCGATGACTGGTATCGCGTCAACAATATTCGTTTGCGTTGCGGCGACCCGCTGATTCAGCTGGATACCGGCAATCTGACCATAACCACCGCTTCAGGGTGGCAGACACAATTTTCCCGTATTGTGATTGCCACCGGCTCGAGACCCGTTGTGCCATCAATTCAGGGAAACAACCTGCCCGGTGTCATGTCCTTTCGCACCCTTGATGATGTCGCTCTCATGCAGGAATTCGCCCGGCAGGGTCAGCATGCCGTAGTAGTTGGCGGTGGGCTGCTGGGACTCGAAGCTGCCTATGGCCTGAATCATCTCGGCCTGGATGTCACCGTGGTGCACAACAGCGACAACCTGATGAACCGGCAACTCGATGCAACCGCCGCTGCCATGCTGAAAAAAAGCCTTGAAGATCGCGGTATCTCTGTCCTCACGGGGGTAAGAACCAAAGCCGTTACCGGCAGCGAACGGGCAGACGGCCTGATGCTGGATAACGGAGACTGGTTACCGGGCGAGCTGGTGATCTTTGCTACCGGTATCTCACCCAATGTGCAGGCATTCAGGGACAGCGATCTGAAAATCAACCGTGGCATCGTCGTCGACGACCAGATGCATACGTCTATCAAACATATCTATGCCCTCGGTGAGTGTTCGGAACACAACAACACCACCGTGGGTATTGTTGCGCCGATCTGGGAACAGGCAAAAGTCCTCGCCGAAACCCTGCTGGGCAACGCCGCCTGTTATCGCCCCAGAGAACACTCTACCCAGCTCAAGGTATCGGGGATTGATGTGTTTTCGGCGGGACGTCTAAACACGGGAAGCCGTGAACGCAATATTGTGATCAGCGACCCGTCTGCCGGTATTTATCGACGTCTGGTGATTGAGAATGACCGCTTGCAGGCTGCCCTGCTGTTTGGTGACAAAAGTCTGTGCAGCCATTACGAGACCCTGATCAGCGGCGGGCAGCCACTGGGCACCAATGCAAATCAATTGATGTTCAGTGACCTGGCCGGTCAGGACATCGTACGCGAAATGAAATAA